A single Thunnus thynnus chromosome 6, fThuThy2.1, whole genome shotgun sequence DNA region contains:
- the csad gene encoding cysteine sulfinic acid decarboxylase isoform X4, translating to MSHQLFKSMDMANMLSFSYGQAKKPASLHDLNEPLTNHSEGQLFLNEAFKIIVEEVLCKGTDIKQKVCEWKEPEELAQLLDLELREMGEPQCRLLERVRDVAKYSVKTSHPRFFNQQFAGVDYHSLAGRFLTEALNTNLFTYEVAPVFVLMENEVLRGLRLLVGWTEGDGIFCPGGSTSNMYAMNLARYRLFPEVKSQGLWGLPRLAIFTSPESHYSVKKGAAFLGIGIDNVILVKVDDGGRMSPEDLDEKIKLAKSQGAVPFLVSCTSGTTVQGAFDPLHRIADVCENHKLWMHVDAAWGGSVLFSKQHRHLMKGVDRANSVAWNPHKMLVAGLQCSVLLLKDTTNLLKQCHSANATYLFQQDKFYDVNLDVGDKSVQCSRKVDCLKLWLMWKAVGSIGLAERVDKAFIHVRYLVEQMKKREGFHLLGDPEFVNVCFWFIPPSLRGKEGNADYWERLAKVAPVIKERMMKQGTMMVGYQPLGNKVNFFRVVVFSPLVTQKDTDFFLDEIERLGNDL from the exons ATGAGTCACCAGCTTTTTAAAAGCATGGATATGGCAAACATGTTATCATTCTCAT ATGGGCAGGCCAAGAAACCAGCTAGTCTGCATGACCTGAATGAGCCTCTTACTAACCACTCTGAGGGCCAACTCTTCTTGAATGAAGCCTTCAAAATTATTGTGGAAGAAGTGCTCTGCAAGGGCACAGACATCAAACAGAAG GTTTGTGAGTGGAAAGAGCCAGAGGAGCTGGCTCAGCTGCTGGATCTGGAGTTGAGAGAGATGGGGGAGCCACAATGTAGGCTCCTAGAGAGAGTAAGAGATGTCGCCAAGTACAGCGTCAAGACAA GTCACCCGcgtttttttaatcaacagtTTGCTGGGGTGGACTACCACTCCTTGGCTGGTCGGTTCCTCACTGAGGCTCTCAACACTAACCT CTTCACCTATGAGGTGGCCCCAGTGTTTGTGCTGATGGAGAATGAGGTTCTGAGAGGGCTGCGTTTGCTGGTTGGCTGGACAGAAGGTGATGGTATTTTCTGCCCTGGTGGGTCTACCTCCAACATGTATGCCATGAATCTTGCACGCTACCGACTCTTCCCAGAGGTCAAAAGCCAGGGGCTGTGGGGTCTCCCGCGATTAGCCATCTTTACTTCTCCAGAG AGCCATTACTCTGTGAAGAAAGGGGCTGCCTTTTTGGGCATTGGGATAGACAATGTCATCTTGGTGAAAGTGGATGATGG AGGCCGCATGAGTCCAGAGGACCTGGATGAAAAGATAAAGCTGGCAAAATCTCAG GGTGCAGTGCCTTTCCTTGTAAGCTGCACATCAGGGACCACAGTGCAGGGTGCCTTTGACCCGCTGCACCGCATAGCTGATGTCTGTGAGAACCACAAGCTCTGGATGCACGTGGAC gcTGCCTGGGGAGGGAGTGTGCTCTTTTCCAAGCAACACAGACATCTGATGAAAGGTGTTGACAG agcAAATTCAGTGGCCTGGAATCCACACAAGATGCTGGTGGCTGGCTTGCAGTGTTCTGTCTTGCTGCTAAAGGATACCACG AACTTGTTGAAGCAGTGCCACAGCGCCAATGCCACATACCTCTTCCAGCAAGACAAATTCTACGACGTGAATCTGGACGTCGGGGATAAGTCAGTACAGTGCAGCCGTAAAGTTGACTGTCTGAAGCTGTGGTTGATGTGGAAGGCTGTTGGCTCCATCGGCCTGGCAGAGCGTGTAGACAAAGCTTTTATCCATGTTAG ATACCTGGTGGAGCagatgaagaaaagagaagggTTCCATCTTTTGGGTGAT CCGGAGTTTGTGAATGTATGCTTTTGGTTTATACCACCCAGTttgagagggaaggaaggaaatgcaGATTACTGGGAGAGACTGGCAAAA GTAGCTCCAGTCATCAAGGAACGCATGATGAAACAAGGCACTATGATGGTGGGCTATCAGCCTCTGGGAAACAAGGTCAACTTTTTCCGTGTGGTTGTGTTCTCTCCCCTTGTTACCCAGAAAGATACGGACTTCTTTCTTGATGAAATTGAGAGACTGGGAAATGATTTGTGA
- the csad gene encoding cysteine sulfinic acid decarboxylase isoform X1, whose translation MSHQLFKSMDMANMLSFSSDGQAKKPASLHDLNEPLTNHSEGQLFLNEAFKIIVEEVLCKGTDIKQKVCEWKEPEELAQLLDLELREMGEPQCRLLERVRDVAKYSVKTSHPRFFNQQFAGVDYHSLAGRFLTEALNTNLFTYEVAPVFVLMENEVLRGLRLLVGWTEGDGIFCPGGSTSNMYAMNLARYRLFPEVKSQGLWGLPRLAIFTSPESHYSVKKGAAFLGIGIDNVILVKVDDGGRMSPEDLDEKIKLAKSQGAVPFLVSCTSGTTVQGAFDPLHRIADVCENHKLWMHVDAAWGGSVLFSKQHRHLMKGVDRANSVAWNPHKMLVAGLQCSVLLLKDTTPFISTCPQNLLKQCHSANATYLFQQDKFYDVNLDVGDKSVQCSRKVDCLKLWLMWKAVGSIGLAERVDKAFIHVRYLVEQMKKREGFHLLGDPEFVNVCFWFIPPSLRGKEGNADYWERLAKVAPVIKERMMKQGTMMVGYQPLGNKVNFFRVVVFSPLVTQKDTDFFLDEIERLGNDL comes from the exons ATGAGTCACCAGCTTTTTAAAAGCATGGATATGGCAAACATGTTATCATTCTCAT CAGATGGGCAGGCCAAGAAACCAGCTAGTCTGCATGACCTGAATGAGCCTCTTACTAACCACTCTGAGGGCCAACTCTTCTTGAATGAAGCCTTCAAAATTATTGTGGAAGAAGTGCTCTGCAAGGGCACAGACATCAAACAGAAG GTTTGTGAGTGGAAAGAGCCAGAGGAGCTGGCTCAGCTGCTGGATCTGGAGTTGAGAGAGATGGGGGAGCCACAATGTAGGCTCCTAGAGAGAGTAAGAGATGTCGCCAAGTACAGCGTCAAGACAA GTCACCCGcgtttttttaatcaacagtTTGCTGGGGTGGACTACCACTCCTTGGCTGGTCGGTTCCTCACTGAGGCTCTCAACACTAACCT CTTCACCTATGAGGTGGCCCCAGTGTTTGTGCTGATGGAGAATGAGGTTCTGAGAGGGCTGCGTTTGCTGGTTGGCTGGACAGAAGGTGATGGTATTTTCTGCCCTGGTGGGTCTACCTCCAACATGTATGCCATGAATCTTGCACGCTACCGACTCTTCCCAGAGGTCAAAAGCCAGGGGCTGTGGGGTCTCCCGCGATTAGCCATCTTTACTTCTCCAGAG AGCCATTACTCTGTGAAGAAAGGGGCTGCCTTTTTGGGCATTGGGATAGACAATGTCATCTTGGTGAAAGTGGATGATGG AGGCCGCATGAGTCCAGAGGACCTGGATGAAAAGATAAAGCTGGCAAAATCTCAG GGTGCAGTGCCTTTCCTTGTAAGCTGCACATCAGGGACCACAGTGCAGGGTGCCTTTGACCCGCTGCACCGCATAGCTGATGTCTGTGAGAACCACAAGCTCTGGATGCACGTGGAC gcTGCCTGGGGAGGGAGTGTGCTCTTTTCCAAGCAACACAGACATCTGATGAAAGGTGTTGACAG agcAAATTCAGTGGCCTGGAATCCACACAAGATGCTGGTGGCTGGCTTGCAGTGTTCTGTCTTGCTGCTAAAGGATACCACG CCATTCATCTCTACTTGTCCTCAGAACTTGTTGAAGCAGTGCCACAGCGCCAATGCCACATACCTCTTCCAGCAAGACAAATTCTACGACGTGAATCTGGACGTCGGGGATAAGTCAGTACAGTGCAGCCGTAAAGTTGACTGTCTGAAGCTGTGGTTGATGTGGAAGGCTGTTGGCTCCATCGGCCTGGCAGAGCGTGTAGACAAAGCTTTTATCCATGTTAG ATACCTGGTGGAGCagatgaagaaaagagaagggTTCCATCTTTTGGGTGAT CCGGAGTTTGTGAATGTATGCTTTTGGTTTATACCACCCAGTttgagagggaaggaaggaaatgcaGATTACTGGGAGAGACTGGCAAAA GTAGCTCCAGTCATCAAGGAACGCATGATGAAACAAGGCACTATGATGGTGGGCTATCAGCCTCTGGGAAACAAGGTCAACTTTTTCCGTGTGGTTGTGTTCTCTCCCCTTGTTACCCAGAAAGATACGGACTTCTTTCTTGATGAAATTGAGAGACTGGGAAATGATTTGTGA
- the znf740b gene encoding zinc finger protein 740b has protein sequence MTHHSNNPVRDHMKWAGLLGCEAVLSSMALMQANNIPGQKKMMSPLGQGHRASPESHQTHSQHSHNHHGHQVHHGQSHSHMGHLSAGSCPPLLIRKDGDYHSSRMMDGKDMQANQNMQPKKKHKKSGSSHKVKEKVEPLLPPIDMDVDSSLKVQKNFICDHCYGAFRSSYHLKRHILTHTGEKPFACDACDMRFIQRYHLDRHKRVHSGEKPYQCDRCHQNFSRTDRLLRHRRLCTVGISKEENQSCCDTRASGYSQDASAHPASWSPLQPSNNRLTV, from the exons ATGACACACCATTCCAACAACCCTGTTCGAGACCATATGAAATGG GCTGGGTTGCTGGGCTGCGAGGCGGTGCTGTCCAGCATGGCCCTGATGCAAGCCAACAACATTCCAGGCCAGAAGAAGATGATGTCACCGTTGGGTCAGGGGCACAGGGCCAGTCCTGAGAGCCATCAAACCCATTCACAGCACAGCCACAACCACCATGGACACCAGGTTCACCACGGACAATCCCACAGCCACATGGGCCATCTGTCAGCCGGGAGCTGTCCACCACTG CTGATTCGAAAGGATGGCGATTATCACTCATCAAGAATGATGGATGGAAAGGACATGCAGGCAAACCAGAATATGCAACCcaagaaaaagcacaaaaaatcaGGGTCATCTCACAAAGTTAAAGAGAAAGTGGAG CCTTTACTTCCCCCAATCGATATGGATGTCGACAGTTCCTTGAAAGTCCAGAAGAACTTCATCTGCGACCACTGCTATGGAGCTTTCCGGAGTAGCTACCACCTCAAGAGACATATACTAACACATACAG GGGAAAAGCCATTTGCCTGTGATGCGTGTGATATGCGGTTCATTCAGCGTTACCACCTGGACAGACACAAGAGGGTTCACagtggagagaagccgtacCAGTGTGATCGCTGCCATCAG AACTTCTCACGGACAGACCGGCTGCTGAGGCACCGACGGTTGTGTACAGTTGGGATAAGCAAAGAGGAAAACCAGTCATGCTGTGACACTCGGGCATCAGGGTACTCACAGGACGCATCAGCCCACCCAGCCTCCTGGAGCCCCCTACAGCCTTCCAACAACCGCCTGACTGTCTGA
- the csad gene encoding cysteine sulfinic acid decarboxylase isoform X5: protein MSHQLFKSMDMANMLSFSSDGQAKKPASLHDLNEPLTNHSEGQLFLNEAFKIIVEEVLCKGTDIKQKVCEWKEPEELAQLLDLELREMGEPQCRLLERVRDVAKYSVKTSHPRFFNQQFAGVDYHSLAGRFLTEALNTNLFTYEVAPVFVLMENEVLRGLRLLVGWTEGDGIFCPGGSTSNMYAMNLARYRLFPEVKSQGLWGLPRLAIFTSPESHYSVKKGAAFLGIGIDNVILVKVDDGGRMSPEDLDEKIKLAKSQGAVPFLVSCTSGTTVQGAFDPLHRIADVCENHKLWMHVDAAWGGSVLFSKQHRHLMKGVDRANSVAWNPHKMLVAGLQCSVLLLKDTTPFISTCPQNLLKQCHSANATYLFQQDKFYDVNLDVGDKSVQCSRKVDCLKLWLMWKAVGSIGLAERVDKAFIHVSKSPADTWWSR from the exons ATGAGTCACCAGCTTTTTAAAAGCATGGATATGGCAAACATGTTATCATTCTCAT CAGATGGGCAGGCCAAGAAACCAGCTAGTCTGCATGACCTGAATGAGCCTCTTACTAACCACTCTGAGGGCCAACTCTTCTTGAATGAAGCCTTCAAAATTATTGTGGAAGAAGTGCTCTGCAAGGGCACAGACATCAAACAGAAG GTTTGTGAGTGGAAAGAGCCAGAGGAGCTGGCTCAGCTGCTGGATCTGGAGTTGAGAGAGATGGGGGAGCCACAATGTAGGCTCCTAGAGAGAGTAAGAGATGTCGCCAAGTACAGCGTCAAGACAA GTCACCCGcgtttttttaatcaacagtTTGCTGGGGTGGACTACCACTCCTTGGCTGGTCGGTTCCTCACTGAGGCTCTCAACACTAACCT CTTCACCTATGAGGTGGCCCCAGTGTTTGTGCTGATGGAGAATGAGGTTCTGAGAGGGCTGCGTTTGCTGGTTGGCTGGACAGAAGGTGATGGTATTTTCTGCCCTGGTGGGTCTACCTCCAACATGTATGCCATGAATCTTGCACGCTACCGACTCTTCCCAGAGGTCAAAAGCCAGGGGCTGTGGGGTCTCCCGCGATTAGCCATCTTTACTTCTCCAGAG AGCCATTACTCTGTGAAGAAAGGGGCTGCCTTTTTGGGCATTGGGATAGACAATGTCATCTTGGTGAAAGTGGATGATGG AGGCCGCATGAGTCCAGAGGACCTGGATGAAAAGATAAAGCTGGCAAAATCTCAG GGTGCAGTGCCTTTCCTTGTAAGCTGCACATCAGGGACCACAGTGCAGGGTGCCTTTGACCCGCTGCACCGCATAGCTGATGTCTGTGAGAACCACAAGCTCTGGATGCACGTGGAC gcTGCCTGGGGAGGGAGTGTGCTCTTTTCCAAGCAACACAGACATCTGATGAAAGGTGTTGACAG agcAAATTCAGTGGCCTGGAATCCACACAAGATGCTGGTGGCTGGCTTGCAGTGTTCTGTCTTGCTGCTAAAGGATACCACG CCATTCATCTCTACTTGTCCTCAGAACTTGTTGAAGCAGTGCCACAGCGCCAATGCCACATACCTCTTCCAGCAAGACAAATTCTACGACGTGAATCTGGACGTCGGGGATAAGTCAGTACAGTGCAGCCGTAAAGTTGACTGTCTGAAGCTGTGGTTGATGTGGAAGGCTGTTGGCTCCATCGGCCTGGCAGAGCGTGTAGACAAAGCTTTTATCCATGTTAG CAAATCTCCTGCAGATACCTGGTGGAGCagatga
- the csad gene encoding cysteine sulfinic acid decarboxylase isoform X3, whose amino-acid sequence MSHQLFKSMDMANMLSFSSDGQAKKPASLHDLNEPLTNHSEGQLFLNEAFKIIVEEVLCKGTDIKQKVCEWKEPEELAQLLDLELREMGEPQCRLLERVRDVAKYSVKTSHPRFFNQQFAGVDYHSLAGRFLTEALNTNLFTYEVAPVFVLMENEVLRGLRLLVGWTEGDGIFCPGGSTSNMYAMNLARYRLFPEVKSQGLWGLPRLAIFTSPESHYSVKKGAAFLGIGIDNVILVKVDDGGRMSPEDLDEKIKLAKSQGAVPFLVSCTSGTTVQGAFDPLHRIADVCENHKLWMHVDAAWGGSVLFSKQHRHLMKGVDRANSVAWNPHKMLVAGLQCSVLLLKDTTNLLKQCHSANATYLFQQDKFYDVNLDVGDKSVQCSRKVDCLKLWLMWKAVGSIGLAERVDKAFIHVRYLVEQMKKREGFHLLGDPEFVNVCFWFIPPSLRGKEGNADYWERLAKVAPVIKERMMKQGTMMVGYQPLGNKVNFFRVVVFSPLVTQKDTDFFLDEIERLGNDL is encoded by the exons ATGAGTCACCAGCTTTTTAAAAGCATGGATATGGCAAACATGTTATCATTCTCAT CAGATGGGCAGGCCAAGAAACCAGCTAGTCTGCATGACCTGAATGAGCCTCTTACTAACCACTCTGAGGGCCAACTCTTCTTGAATGAAGCCTTCAAAATTATTGTGGAAGAAGTGCTCTGCAAGGGCACAGACATCAAACAGAAG GTTTGTGAGTGGAAAGAGCCAGAGGAGCTGGCTCAGCTGCTGGATCTGGAGTTGAGAGAGATGGGGGAGCCACAATGTAGGCTCCTAGAGAGAGTAAGAGATGTCGCCAAGTACAGCGTCAAGACAA GTCACCCGcgtttttttaatcaacagtTTGCTGGGGTGGACTACCACTCCTTGGCTGGTCGGTTCCTCACTGAGGCTCTCAACACTAACCT CTTCACCTATGAGGTGGCCCCAGTGTTTGTGCTGATGGAGAATGAGGTTCTGAGAGGGCTGCGTTTGCTGGTTGGCTGGACAGAAGGTGATGGTATTTTCTGCCCTGGTGGGTCTACCTCCAACATGTATGCCATGAATCTTGCACGCTACCGACTCTTCCCAGAGGTCAAAAGCCAGGGGCTGTGGGGTCTCCCGCGATTAGCCATCTTTACTTCTCCAGAG AGCCATTACTCTGTGAAGAAAGGGGCTGCCTTTTTGGGCATTGGGATAGACAATGTCATCTTGGTGAAAGTGGATGATGG AGGCCGCATGAGTCCAGAGGACCTGGATGAAAAGATAAAGCTGGCAAAATCTCAG GGTGCAGTGCCTTTCCTTGTAAGCTGCACATCAGGGACCACAGTGCAGGGTGCCTTTGACCCGCTGCACCGCATAGCTGATGTCTGTGAGAACCACAAGCTCTGGATGCACGTGGAC gcTGCCTGGGGAGGGAGTGTGCTCTTTTCCAAGCAACACAGACATCTGATGAAAGGTGTTGACAG agcAAATTCAGTGGCCTGGAATCCACACAAGATGCTGGTGGCTGGCTTGCAGTGTTCTGTCTTGCTGCTAAAGGATACCACG AACTTGTTGAAGCAGTGCCACAGCGCCAATGCCACATACCTCTTCCAGCAAGACAAATTCTACGACGTGAATCTGGACGTCGGGGATAAGTCAGTACAGTGCAGCCGTAAAGTTGACTGTCTGAAGCTGTGGTTGATGTGGAAGGCTGTTGGCTCCATCGGCCTGGCAGAGCGTGTAGACAAAGCTTTTATCCATGTTAG ATACCTGGTGGAGCagatgaagaaaagagaagggTTCCATCTTTTGGGTGAT CCGGAGTTTGTGAATGTATGCTTTTGGTTTATACCACCCAGTttgagagggaaggaaggaaatgcaGATTACTGGGAGAGACTGGCAAAA GTAGCTCCAGTCATCAAGGAACGCATGATGAAACAAGGCACTATGATGGTGGGCTATCAGCCTCTGGGAAACAAGGTCAACTTTTTCCGTGTGGTTGTGTTCTCTCCCCTTGTTACCCAGAAAGATACGGACTTCTTTCTTGATGAAATTGAGAGACTGGGAAATGATTTGTGA
- the csad gene encoding cysteine sulfinic acid decarboxylase isoform X2, whose protein sequence is MSHQLFKSMDMANMLSFSYGQAKKPASLHDLNEPLTNHSEGQLFLNEAFKIIVEEVLCKGTDIKQKVCEWKEPEELAQLLDLELREMGEPQCRLLERVRDVAKYSVKTSHPRFFNQQFAGVDYHSLAGRFLTEALNTNLFTYEVAPVFVLMENEVLRGLRLLVGWTEGDGIFCPGGSTSNMYAMNLARYRLFPEVKSQGLWGLPRLAIFTSPESHYSVKKGAAFLGIGIDNVILVKVDDGGRMSPEDLDEKIKLAKSQGAVPFLVSCTSGTTVQGAFDPLHRIADVCENHKLWMHVDAAWGGSVLFSKQHRHLMKGVDRANSVAWNPHKMLVAGLQCSVLLLKDTTPFISTCPQNLLKQCHSANATYLFQQDKFYDVNLDVGDKSVQCSRKVDCLKLWLMWKAVGSIGLAERVDKAFIHVRYLVEQMKKREGFHLLGDPEFVNVCFWFIPPSLRGKEGNADYWERLAKVAPVIKERMMKQGTMMVGYQPLGNKVNFFRVVVFSPLVTQKDTDFFLDEIERLGNDL, encoded by the exons ATGAGTCACCAGCTTTTTAAAAGCATGGATATGGCAAACATGTTATCATTCTCAT ATGGGCAGGCCAAGAAACCAGCTAGTCTGCATGACCTGAATGAGCCTCTTACTAACCACTCTGAGGGCCAACTCTTCTTGAATGAAGCCTTCAAAATTATTGTGGAAGAAGTGCTCTGCAAGGGCACAGACATCAAACAGAAG GTTTGTGAGTGGAAAGAGCCAGAGGAGCTGGCTCAGCTGCTGGATCTGGAGTTGAGAGAGATGGGGGAGCCACAATGTAGGCTCCTAGAGAGAGTAAGAGATGTCGCCAAGTACAGCGTCAAGACAA GTCACCCGcgtttttttaatcaacagtTTGCTGGGGTGGACTACCACTCCTTGGCTGGTCGGTTCCTCACTGAGGCTCTCAACACTAACCT CTTCACCTATGAGGTGGCCCCAGTGTTTGTGCTGATGGAGAATGAGGTTCTGAGAGGGCTGCGTTTGCTGGTTGGCTGGACAGAAGGTGATGGTATTTTCTGCCCTGGTGGGTCTACCTCCAACATGTATGCCATGAATCTTGCACGCTACCGACTCTTCCCAGAGGTCAAAAGCCAGGGGCTGTGGGGTCTCCCGCGATTAGCCATCTTTACTTCTCCAGAG AGCCATTACTCTGTGAAGAAAGGGGCTGCCTTTTTGGGCATTGGGATAGACAATGTCATCTTGGTGAAAGTGGATGATGG AGGCCGCATGAGTCCAGAGGACCTGGATGAAAAGATAAAGCTGGCAAAATCTCAG GGTGCAGTGCCTTTCCTTGTAAGCTGCACATCAGGGACCACAGTGCAGGGTGCCTTTGACCCGCTGCACCGCATAGCTGATGTCTGTGAGAACCACAAGCTCTGGATGCACGTGGAC gcTGCCTGGGGAGGGAGTGTGCTCTTTTCCAAGCAACACAGACATCTGATGAAAGGTGTTGACAG agcAAATTCAGTGGCCTGGAATCCACACAAGATGCTGGTGGCTGGCTTGCAGTGTTCTGTCTTGCTGCTAAAGGATACCACG CCATTCATCTCTACTTGTCCTCAGAACTTGTTGAAGCAGTGCCACAGCGCCAATGCCACATACCTCTTCCAGCAAGACAAATTCTACGACGTGAATCTGGACGTCGGGGATAAGTCAGTACAGTGCAGCCGTAAAGTTGACTGTCTGAAGCTGTGGTTGATGTGGAAGGCTGTTGGCTCCATCGGCCTGGCAGAGCGTGTAGACAAAGCTTTTATCCATGTTAG ATACCTGGTGGAGCagatgaagaaaagagaagggTTCCATCTTTTGGGTGAT CCGGAGTTTGTGAATGTATGCTTTTGGTTTATACCACCCAGTttgagagggaaggaaggaaatgcaGATTACTGGGAGAGACTGGCAAAA GTAGCTCCAGTCATCAAGGAACGCATGATGAAACAAGGCACTATGATGGTGGGCTATCAGCCTCTGGGAAACAAGGTCAACTTTTTCCGTGTGGTTGTGTTCTCTCCCCTTGTTACCCAGAAAGATACGGACTTCTTTCTTGATGAAATTGAGAGACTGGGAAATGATTTGTGA